The Candidatus Abyssobacteria bacterium SURF_5 region GTCGAGATACAGGGGACCGCGGAGCGGCCGTTTGAAAGGCTCCTTCTTGATGAGCTGCTTGATCTTGCCCGCGAAGGAATCCAGCAGCTCGTGACATGGCAACGGAAAACTCTCTTGATTGACAGCGATTGATGAAGCTTCTGCTCGGAACCAACAATCCCGGGAAAGTCAGGGAGATCTCGAAATTTCTTGAGGGCGTGCCGCTCGAAATTATCAGTCTCCGGACGTTCGAAGAGATTGTTCCCGTTCGCGAAACGGAGAAATCCTTCCTGGCGAATGCCCGCTTGAAAGCTTCCGAATATTTCCGCCAGACGGGCCTGTTGACCCTTGCGGAAGACTCGGGCTTGCAAATTGATGCGCTCGACGGTCAGCCCGGCCCGCTCTCGGCCCGATTTGCCGGAGAGGAAGCTTCCGATGCTGACAACGTCACAAAAGTGCTTCGCCTGTTGCGGGGGATCAAGCCCGCCCGCAGAACCGCCCGGTTTGTTTGCGTTGTCGCCATTACCGACGGCAGAAAAATCTGGATTGCGACCGGCAAATGCGAGGGCAGAATTGCGACGCGGCCCTGTGGAAAATCCGGTTTCGGATATGACCCCATCTTCATTCCGAACGGCTACAAGTCGACGTTCGCGCGACTCGGGGATACGGTGAAGGATCAGGTCAGTCATCGAGCCGAAGCTTTCTGCAAAGTGAGGCGAATTCTGGAGAGAATAACCGGCAGCCCGAAATATGCCGCCGATGATGCTCCCCGCATTCGCAAGCGCAGTTGAGGAATATATGATCCTGTAGGGGCATTCCGCGCTTCGCGGGACCATGCCCGAAAGGCCGAAACAAATGAACCTGTAGGGGCATCCTGCGCTTCGCGGGACCGTGTCCGAAAAAGCCATACAACACGCCCATGAATGACAATAAACCGAACGCTACTCTTCCAAAACGCCGCTCTCTACGGCTAAAGGCATTCGATTACACGCAATCAGGCGCGTATTTCGTCACAGTCTGCACTCAAGGGAAGAATGACCTCTTCGGGACGATCGTAGATGGACAAATGCAGGCGACGGAATTTGGGCGCGTCGTCGGCGACTGCTGGCAGGCGCTGCCGAACCATTTCCCGAACGTGCAACTGGATGCGTTCATCGTTATGCCTAATCATATTCACGGCATTCTCATTATTGATTCACCCGAGCGGGCACGGCATGCCGTGCCCCTACAATCACGTGTGCTCGAATCATCCGGAAAATTTGCTATACCTGTCTCCGGCGCTCTTTCCACGATAATACGTTCTTTCAAATCGGCTGCAACCAAACGCATAAACGAATGCGGTAGGGGTGCAGCATCCCGTGCGCAGAAAATTTGGCAACGCAATTATTTTGAACATGTCATCCGAAACGATGAATCATTAGACAAGATCCGGGAATACATTTTAAAGAATCCCTTTCAATGGGAATTCGATCGTGAAAACCCGTTTGCTGTGGCCGAAACCGCGGAATCATCGGCAAAGCTGAAATATTTCCCTGTAGGGGCATCCCGCGCTTCGCGGGACCGTGCCCGAAAAGCCGTGCTTTCCGCGCGCGGCGCCCGAAAGCAATGAAGATATTCGAACTGAATCCTGAATCGCCCGAGCCCAACCTGCTTCATGAGATCGGTTCTCTCCTGAAAAAAGGTGGAATCATCGCGTATCCGACTGATACCTTCTACGCGGTGGGCGGTGACGCCTTCAATCACGAAGTCCACCACCGCGTGCGAATCATGAAGGGACGGGAGGCAAACAAGCCGTTTCCGTTCATCATGGATAAGGCGGAGCGGCTGGCGGAATGGGGAATCACTCTGAGCCCGCTTGCGGCTGCGGCCGCCGAACGGTTTTGGCCGGGCCCGCTCTCGCTCATAATCCAGGATTCTGGGACGCTGCCGGCCGACGTCGTGGACGCGCGGGGGACTCTATGCGTCCGGGTGCCGGCCAACAGGATCGCGCGCACGATTTCCGGCTCGGTCGGCGGGCTCGTGATAGCGACGAGCGCGAATCCGGCAGGCAAAAAGCCTGCCCGCACCGCGCGCGAAGCAACATCGTGGTTCAAAGGGGAAGTCGATGCCGTGGTGGACGGCGGCCCCAGTCCCTCGAGCTTGCCCTCCACAATAGTGGAGGTAACGGGAAGAAAAATGATAATATTAAGAGAAGGAGTGATTTCGGTCGATCAGCTCATGGCTCTGACAAATGACATCGACAAGGAGATTTTCTTCCAGGAAGGAAACGGATCATGAAATTGGCCATTGCCTCTGACCACGCCGGATTCGAGCTGAAAGAAGACCTGCGGAATTATCTGGCGCGCGCGGGGCACGCCGTCGAGGACTTCGGCTGCTATGAGCCCGAGTCGTGCGATTACCCCGATTACGCCCAGAAACTGTGCGAGGCGGTCCTGGCCAACCTGGTCGAGCGCGGCATTCTCATTTGCGGGACCGGCCTCGGGATGAGCTATGCGGCAAATAGATATCCCGGCATCCGAGCCGCCCTATGCACGAATACCTACATGGCGGAGATGTCGCGCTCTCATAATGACGCGAATATCCTCGTCATGGGCGCCCGTCTGATCGACGGCGCAGCGGCCCGTGATGTTCTTGATGTTTGGTTGAAAACACCCTTCGAGGGGGGAAGGCACCTCAGGCGCATTCAGAAGATCGAGAATGGGACGAGAACCACCGGGCGTTGAAGTTATGCGTCCAACCGACAGAAAGGAAACCGCATTGGGAGTAGTCTACGAGAAAGTTAGCGCACTCGCCAAGACCGATCCGGAAATCGCAAAGGCCATCGAATGTGAATATGAGCGGCAGCGCACAAAGCTCCAGTTGATCCCGTCGGAAAACTACGCAAGCTCCGCAGTCCTCGAAGCGCAGGGGAGCGTGATGACCAACAAATACGCGGAGGGTTATCCCGCTCACCGGTACTACCGCGGATGCGAGAATATGGATGTGGTGGAGGCGCTCGCGATCGACCGCGCCAAAAAACTGTTCGGCGCCGAGCACGCCAACGTCCAGCCGCATTCGGGCTCGCAGGCGAATATGGCCGTCTACTTCAGCATGCTCCGGCAGGGCGACATGCTGATGGGCATGAGACTATCGCACGGTGGGCATCTGACCCATGGCGCTCCCGCAAGTTTCTCGGGACGCTTCTTTCAGATCGAATCCTATGGGGTTGACCCGAAAACCGAAGTGCTCGATTACGACGCTGTCAGGCGGCACGCGCTCAGGTGCAAACCGAAAATGATCGTGGTCGGCGCAAGCGCGTATCCGCGTAACATTGATTTCGCCGCCTTCGGTGAAATAGCCCGGGAGGTCGGCGCCTATCTCATGGCCGATATCGCGCACATCGCGGGATTGATCGCCGGCGGGGTGCATCCCAGTCCGTTTCCACATGCCGATTTCGTGACTGTCACCACCCACAAGACTCTGCGCGGGCCGCGCGGCGGCTTGATCTTGTGCAAGAGCAAATACGCGCACGAAATAGACAAGATGGTTTTCCCCGGCATTCAGGGCGGGCCGCTGATGCACGTGATCGCGGCCAAAGCGGTTTCGTTGAAAGAGGCGATGACCGGCGAGTTCGCCGAGTACCAGCGGCAGATCGTCTTGAATGCGCGCCGCCTCGCGCGCGAGTTAAGCGAGCGCGGGTTCCGCCTGGTTTCGGATGGAACGGATACTCATTTGATGCTGGTCGACCTGACCAATCGCTCCATCACCGGGAAGGAGGCCGCCGAAGTTCTCGATCAGGCCGGGATCACCGTCAACATGAACACGATTCCGTACGACAAGCTCGGACCGGCCGTAACCAGTGGAATTCGGCCCGGCACGCCTGCGGTCACCACTCGCGGAATGGGCGAAGCGGAGATGGTGCTCATCGCGCAGTTCATCGATGACGCCCTCAACGCGCGGAAAGATGTGAAGCGGCTTGCGCAGATCAGGGAGAAAGTGCGCGAGCTGTGCGAGCGGTTCCCGATGCCCAACGGCCTCTAACGACGCTTGATGTCCTCCGGAAACAAAGGAAAAAAGAACGTGACTCGACCGGGATGGGATGAATACTTTCTGGAAATAGCGAAGCTGGTGTCAAGTCGCTCGACTTGCCTGCGCCGGGCGGTCGGCGCAATCTTTGTACGGGACAAGCGCATCTTGACGACCGGCTACAACGGCGCGCCGAGCGGCCTCAAAC contains the following coding sequences:
- the rdgB gene encoding RdgB/HAM1 family non-canonical purine NTP pyrophosphatase yields the protein MKLLLGTNNPGKVREISKFLEGVPLEIISLRTFEEIVPVRETEKSFLANARLKASEYFRQTGLLTLAEDSGLQIDALDGQPGPLSARFAGEEASDADNVTKVLRLLRGIKPARRTARFVCVVAITDGRKIWIATGKCEGRIATRPCGKSGFGYDPIFIPNGYKSTFARLGDTVKDQVSHRAEAFCKVRRILERITGSPKYAADDAPRIRKRS
- a CDS encoding threonylcarbamoyl-AMP synthase; the protein is MKIFELNPESPEPNLLHEIGSLLKKGGIIAYPTDTFYAVGGDAFNHEVHHRVRIMKGREANKPFPFIMDKAERLAEWGITLSPLAAAAAERFWPGPLSLIIQDSGTLPADVVDARGTLCVRVPANRIARTISGSVGGLVIATSANPAGKKPARTAREATSWFKGEVDAVVDGGPSPSSLPSTIVEVTGRKMIILREGVISVDQLMALTNDIDKEIFFQEGNGS
- the rpiB gene encoding ribose 5-phosphate isomerase B, which translates into the protein MKLAIASDHAGFELKEDLRNYLARAGHAVEDFGCYEPESCDYPDYAQKLCEAVLANLVERGILICGTGLGMSYAANRYPGIRAALCTNTYMAEMSRSHNDANILVMGARLIDGAAARDVLDVWLKTPFEGGRHLRRIQKIENGTRTTGR
- a CDS encoding serine hydroxymethyltransferase: MRPTDRKETALGVVYEKVSALAKTDPEIAKAIECEYERQRTKLQLIPSENYASSAVLEAQGSVMTNKYAEGYPAHRYYRGCENMDVVEALAIDRAKKLFGAEHANVQPHSGSQANMAVYFSMLRQGDMLMGMRLSHGGHLTHGAPASFSGRFFQIESYGVDPKTEVLDYDAVRRHALRCKPKMIVVGASAYPRNIDFAAFGEIAREVGAYLMADIAHIAGLIAGGVHPSPFPHADFVTVTTHKTLRGPRGGLILCKSKYAHEIDKMVFPGIQGGPLMHVIAAKAVSLKEAMTGEFAEYQRQIVLNARRLARELSERGFRLVSDGTDTHLMLVDLTNRSITGKEAAEVLDQAGITVNMNTIPYDKLGPAVTSGIRPGTPAVTTRGMGEAEMVLIAQFIDDALNARKDVKRLAQIREKVRELCERFPMPNGL